From the genome of Leptodactylus fuscus isolate aLepFus1 chromosome 1, aLepFus1.hap2, whole genome shotgun sequence, one region includes:
- the CTSO gene encoding cathepsin O: MLWRCVVCILSVCSHVIFSLPVSAGEQQPLCRTGSAVCRHPVYNDSSSDVTGTPRRTDSFSSVHNDTFLLFMETLGKKYPTGSQLFQDRYKIFLKSLERHWFLNSKERDSDGAYYGINQFSDLSVEEFTNTYLRSYPSKNQNYNMPNKTLGGNPLPLRFDWRDKNLVTAVKNQLDCGACWAFSIVGSIESAHAIKGYPLEDLSVQQVIDCSYLDRGCNGGSTDSALKWLYQSHTKLVKSSIYPFKARTGMCHYFPLTDYGVSIKGYKAYDFSNYEEEMMHALINVGPLAVIVDAVSWQDYLGGIIQHHCSSGHSNHAVLVVGFDKTGDTPYWIVKNSWSTSWGVDGYVYIKMGQNVCGIADFVTFPLM, encoded by the exons ATGTTGTGGCGGTGTGTTGTGTGCATCCTGAGTGTGTGTTCCCATGTGATCTTCTCACTGCCTGTGTCTGCTGGGGAACAGCAGCCTCTGTGTAGGACAGGCAGCGCTGTGTGCAGACATCCAGTGTACAATGACAGTAGCAGCGATGTCACCGGGACCCCTCGCAGAACAGACTCCTTTTCATCTGTTCACAATGACACATTCCTGCTCTTCATGGAGACGCTGGGCAAGAAATACCCGACTGGCAGTCAGCTCTTTCAGGACAGATACAAAATATTCCTG AAAAGCCTGGAAAGACATTGGTTTCTGAACAGTAAAGAGCGGGATAGCGATGGTGCATATTATGGCATTAACCAGTTTTCTGATTTGTCAGTAGAAGAATTTACCA ATACCTATCTGCGGAGTTACCCTTCAAAGAACCAGAATTATAATATGCCTAATAAAACACTAGGAGGAAACCCTTTGCCTTTGAGGTTTGACTGGAGAGATAAAAATCTGGTGACTGCAGTAAAAAATCAGCTGGAT TGTGGGGCCTGTTGGGCCTTCAGTATAGTTGGTTCTATAGAGTCTGCTCACGCCATTAAAGGATACCCACTTGAGGACCTCAGCGTACAGCAGGTCATTGACTGTTCATACTTGGATAGAGGTTGCAATGGAGGATCCACAGACAGTGCTCTGAAATGGCTGTATCAG tctcATACAAAGCTTGTGAAGTCTTCTatatacccctttaaagcaagaACTGGGATGTGCCATTATTTTCCCCTGACAGATTATGGGGTTTCTATAAAGGGATACAAAGCTTATGATTTCAG TAATTATGAAGAGGAAATGATGCACGCCTTAATAAATGTTGGTCCATTGGCAGTCATAGTGGATGCAGTGAGCTGGCAGGATTACCTCGGAGGTATAATTCAGCATCACTGTTCGAGTGGCCACTCCAATCACGCTGTCCTAGTGGTTGGTTTTGATAAAACAG GTGACACGCCTTACTGGATAGTAAAGAATTCTTGGAGTACATCTTGGGGTGTAGATGGATATGTATATATTAAGATGGGGCAAAACGTATGCG GAATAGCAGACTTTGTGACTTTCCCTTTGATGTGA